A DNA window from Pseudanabaena sp. FACHB-2040 contains the following coding sequences:
- a CDS encoding heme-copper oxidase subunit III, with product MQGALENSQTAAAHEAGLGDAHHGEHPDLRVWGLITFLSSEFLMFAGFFAVYLVFRSTIAEWPPEGTEVELLLPAINTVILVASSFVIHLGDEAIKKGDVAGLRKWYMVTAAMGAVFLAGQVYEYMNLGYGLRTNLFSNCFYLTTGFHGAHVFIGLLLILGVLWRSRRPGHYSAEKHVGVEMAEIYWHFVDIVWIVLFILIYVLTLF from the coding sequence ATGCAAGGCGCACTCGAAAACAGCCAAACCGCCGCCGCCCATGAGGCTGGCCTCGGAGATGCCCACCACGGGGAACACCCCGACCTGCGAGTCTGGGGGCTCATTACTTTCCTCTCCTCCGAATTTTTGATGTTCGCAGGCTTCTTTGCGGTCTACCTCGTCTTCCGCAGCACGATTGCCGAGTGGCCTCCTGAAGGCACCGAAGTCGAACTGCTGCTGCCAGCAATTAACACCGTCATTCTGGTGGCATCCAGTTTTGTAATCCACCTGGGCGACGAAGCTATCAAGAAAGGCGATGTGGCTGGCCTACGCAAGTGGTACATGGTCACCGCCGCAATGGGAGCCGTTTTCCTAGCCGGACAGGTGTATGAATACATGAACCTGGGCTATGGCTTACGAACCAATCTCTTTAGCAACTGTTTCTACCTCACAACCGGCTTTCACGGAGCCCACGTCTTTATCGGCCTACTGCTGATCTTGGGCGTGCTGTGGCGCTCTCGCCGCCCTGGTCATTACTCTGCCGAAAAGCATGTTGGCGTAGAGATGGCCGAGATCTACTGGCACTTCGTTGACATCGTCTGGATTGTTCTATTCATCTTGATCTACGTCCTGACGCTGTTTTAA